From the Lathyrus oleraceus cultivar Zhongwan6 chromosome 4, CAAS_Psat_ZW6_1.0, whole genome shotgun sequence genome, one window contains:
- the LOC127137331 gene encoding uncharacterized protein LOC127137331, producing MVLPPKFKAPNLPKYKGLSCPRSHVIMYYRKMESYIDNDNLLIHCFQDSLSRASLYWYMVVKHSKIISWKDLSKAFLNQYKYNLDIAPTRLQLQNQAYKRNETFKEYAQRWREMASRVKPALTDAELVDIFMGTLQGLYCKKMVGSSSSNFANMVTIGERIKNGLKTGKISNVDSQTMATKSQGFDKKKEVEANAMIANVYPQVQALMAHMPYYPYPYIVDAQYQQPAYQPQYQQPPQASVS from the coding sequence ATGGTGCTTCCTCCTAAGTTCAAAGCACCAAACCTACCAAAATACAAGGGTTTAAGCTGTCCTAGAAGTCATGTCATCATGTATTATAGGAAGATGGAATCCTACATTGATAATGATAATCTACTTATCCATTGCTTCCAAGATAGCTTATCTAGGGCATCCTTATATTGGTATATGGTCGTGAAACACAGTAAAATTATATCTTGGAAGGACTTGTCTAAAGCCTTTCTCAATCAATACAAATATAACCTGGACATAGCTCCCACCAGGTTACAACTGCAAAATCAAGCCTACAAACGCAAtgaaacattcaaagaatatgctcagaggtggcgtgagaTGGCTTCTAGAGTTAAACCTGCACTGACAGATGCTGAATTGGTTGATATCTTCATGGGTACACTCCAAGGTTTGTACTGCAAGAAGATGGTTGGTAGCTCGTCTTCCAACTTCGCCAATATGGTAACCATTGGAGAACGCATCAAGAATGGGTTGAAAACAGGAAAGATTTCTAATGTTGATAGCCAAACAATGGCCACGAAATCCCAGGGTTTTGATAAGAAGAAAGAGGTCGAGGCAAACGCTATGATAGCAAATGTTTACCCTCAAGTTCAAGCACTCATGGCTCATATGCCATACTACCCTTATCCGTACATTGTTGATGCTCAATATCAGCAACCTGCATACCAGCCGCAGTATCAGCAGCCTCCACAGGCTTCGGTCTCTTAG